A single genomic interval of Pyrus communis chromosome 5, drPyrComm1.1, whole genome shotgun sequence harbors:
- the LOC137734391 gene encoding F-box/kelch-repeat protein At3g06240-like, protein MKHSSCNNMNNDTELMDLPIEILINILLRLPVNSLRSIQSVSKAFLDMVDDLSFVTLHTHRLLSSSSDCTSNVPRQVPRLMLLIESSKGKGNITHPLIYHGDNTTLRKIKHGNIFGVWSRLPYILSFAFCNLFLFRGKISSKAYLPFLLDPLKGEVLMLPAANNTGLSCQCDSYGMGFDSLTNNFKVVRISQHTNEKPAWNKMVKMVSVAEVLVLGTSSWREIYSVLPPCLRFSNEIASAYGDTHWLVLRPNEYSTVQAESNLPSILSFDFKKEEFYWTPHPTLEKKSGTSLALFHLLNLRGSLALVDGSSDIHMEIWELKNYDKKEWVLSYKIDMKHPFRNLHVSACGEWEHGIFFQDTCYDHTNRSIFFLDLTCISMNLAKLEGSKYYKRIFTCTESLMSLRNYGDLVEAKQATEISPSIETGLKLEKQAGKIFH, encoded by the coding sequence ATGAAGCACAGCTCCTGCAACAATATGAACAACGACACAGAGTTGATGGACCTACCCATTGAAATCCTTATCAACATCCTTTTGAGACTGCCCGTAAATTCGCTTCGTAGCATCCAGAGTGTATCTAAGGCCTTCTTAGACATGGTTGACGACCTCTCTTTTGTTACACTGCACACGCATCGTTTACTTAGTAGTAGTAGTGATTGTACCAGTAATGTTCCTCGTCAAGTACCTCGACTTATGCTTCTCATCGAATCCTCGAAGGGTAAAGGAAATATTACGCACCCATTAATATACCATGGCGACAACACCACCTTGAGAAAGATCAAACATGGAAATATTTTCGGGGTTTGGTCCAGGCTTCCATATATCTTGTCTTTTGCTTTTTGCAACTTGTTTTTATTTCGAGGGAAGATCAGTTCCAAAGCATACCTACCTTTCCTATTGGATCCTCTTAAGGGGGAAGTTCTAATGCTCCCTGCAGCCAATAATACAGGTCTCAGCTGCCAATGTGATTCGTACGGCATGGGATTTGACAGCTTAACGAACAACTTCAAGGTTGTTCGTATTTCCCAACATACCAATGAGAAACCTGCGTGGAACAAAATGGTGAAAATGGTATCGGTGGCCGAAGTTCTTGTTCTTGGCACAAGCTCATGGCGAGAGATATACTCAGTTCTTCCTCCTTGCCTCCGGTTCTCCAACGAAATAGCATCTGCATATGGAGACACGCATTGGTTGGTTCTTCGTCCAAATGAGTATTCAACTGTCCAAGCAGAAAGCAATCTACCAAGTATACTTTCTTTCGACTTCAAGAAAGAGGAGTTTTATTGGACTCCTCACCCCACCTTAGAAAAAAAGTCGGGTACCTCCCTCGCTCTTTTTCACTTGCTTAACTTGAGAGGATCATTAGCCCTAGTGGATGGTTCGTCAGATATTCATATGGAGATATGGGAATTGAAAAACTATGACAAGAAAGAGTGGGTGCTGAGCTACAAAATAGATATGAAACATCCTTTTCGGAACCTTCATGTGTCGGCATGTGGTGAATGGGAGCATGGTATATTTTTCCAGGATACTTGCTATGATCACACCAATAGAAGTATATTCTTCTTGGATCTGACATGTATTTCCATGAATCTTGCAAAACTGGAAGGTAGTAAGTATTATAAGAGGATCTTTACTTGTACCGAGAGCTTGATGTCTCTCAGGAATTATGGAGATTTGGTTGAAGCAAAACAAGCTACTGAAATCTCCCCGTCTATTGAGACCGGGCTAAAGTTGGAAAAGCAAGCGGGAAAGATTTTCCACTAG